CTAgctaaaacaaagcagcagaacaaatACATAGTATTCCCTGACTGAAACCCATTTTCCACTCAGCTTTCACCTTATAAAGGACAGGATGATTGGATCAGACACCACACTGTGTTCTTCACGCTAGAACAGTTAATCAGTCCTTCCCTGTGAAAACTGATGCTGCACAGGCTCACTTACCAACCCAGGATGCAGTTAGAgatcacaaacacataaacatcagGCTCAATACAGAATGAACATCTACATGTCTAGACGTCATGCTGcagcttgtctttttttaagcATTGCTGCAAGCATTAAACTACAAGATGTCTGAAGCTTGCATACTACACTGCATAGTATTTATACGGCTGCAGGCAGGGACTCAGTGGGGGAGAACTGAGTGTATCTACCCAAACTCAGGCTGGCATTGCAGTTTACATAACATTTATTAGTAGTTAATACTATAGTAATAAGCATGTAGGGAGAGGATAGGGGGCTTTTGAATAAAAAATGGGATCATTTTTTGCTGCCATGTCTGCATAATAATCGCCACCTGGAGGTTTACCCACCTTGTTATTTGCTCTACATTGCAAGCTGCATGAGCTTTAAGGAGGCAAAATGGCTCCTGCGGGGCAGAACTAGTCAAAAGTAAAAAGCCTGCTTGCTTTGTAGCGTTTTGTTACCAGACGGGCTGCTGGCCTTGGCACTGATGCACGTCCCTGTGTTTGGGCTGTTTCTATCTTCAGGCCTTGATCCAGCAGCGCTAGCAGGAGCACTGTTTCCCATGCAGCTCTCTGATATAAGAGCCTATGGCAGACGTCAGAGCTGTGTGCATTGCAGTTCGGAGAGAGGTTGATACTGGTGAGAATGGGCAGATTAGCCTAGGTGATGTTTCTCTCTCAAACACTGCTAAACTAAACTCTCTTCTTTTATCATCAGTTTGACAatttgaatgcatttttttttgtttccatagCACATACAGGGAAAAGAGATGATTAAGGTTGAAGGAAcaatagagaaaaaaatatgactaCAACACCATCTGCTGATAACTAAACAATTAACATTGTACTAAATCAAAATATGTTCTACTGCTATGCTAGAACACGGGGACACTGAGTCAGACTGTGTTACATTTGTACTGTCTGTACAAATAATCCATATGACACCTCATATACGCTATTTATATACATTgcatatgtatatacatactctcaagctgaaacaattagtctaTTAATTGACTTGTGTTATCCTTATAAGATGAAGCCATGCACTGACATGTGCTGCAACTTGATATATATGTTCCTTTGAATGAATCACTCACAGTATATCCGCCTCCCAGAGGAGGTCTACGTGCTCtggcacagatacacactgacaGCCCACCTCCTTAGCGACACCCTCCCTCATCAccttccactgctgctgccctcCGGATTAATACAAATTGTTTATCTTacagttaaaacacataaaaagggagggcttgtttgtctctgtgttaaaaACGCAAGCAGACGCAAAGGGCTCATCCTTGAAGGTCATCATTTTTGCGCTCATCCTGTTGCGTATTTCGATGATGCGCTGAAATGCGCAAATTTAAACAGGTATGATAAAATTGTGGAAGACTTTCAATGGTTTTCGACGACGACATATAGAGCCACAGGTACTCAAGGAAGATAATTCGTGAGTGACTAATGAGGAAGTTACGTGTAGGTCGTGCAGAGCATCgttaccatcatcatcatcatcatcgttatTATTGTGATCATCTATACTCGATCGATAACCCATGAGGAGTGTCTGTAGCTGTCCTGCTGACCAGATGAGGGTTGGTTCTTACCTGCTGGTCGGTGTCTGGGCAGGTAGAGAGCTGGTGAGCGCCGAGAGGAGGATGCGAGACAGTCTcctgtgtcagtgctgcagcGCAACGTGACCCTTTTTACGAAAGCCTCGAGCCGGGGCGGAGCTCACGCGTCTGCGTCGTGTGATGCAACGACGCTGCCTACAGCACATGCGCCCTGATGGCGTCACATCTCGGATCGTGATTGCAGCATGATTCTGCAAGTTTTCAGTCATGTAGTTAGTGGATGAAGCGTCCTACGTGCACTGTCTGCATTACTTTTGAGTGGCAATGacatatataattaaaaaaacaaaatgaaaacaaaattatccTGAGAGGAAAGATTTACTGGGCACCATATTTGTGGAAGAAATAAAATGGAAGATGATGTCGTTTAATGTTACTCACCGTTTTACTCTTACAGCTGTTGTTGCTACAAGAGTCATATTATTTGCAAAATAAGtcatatatacagtacaaacCTAAGTAAATATCCACCACTGGATCCTCtacaaaatgtgatttcttAACCAAACACAGGCATTCTATGAAAAGTGGAGCAATGATGATTTTCAACATATCACTGACTGATATGCTGAAAAACTTTTTCAgtactctctgtctctctttcttcaaaGCAGTCAAATGCAGCAGATCGCTGTACAGTAAGAGTTTAATATTATTTCATCTGTGCTACATGGCAATTACAAAAATACATTGTAACATAACATTTAACATCAAACAGCATCCAAAATATTCATATAAACTTTGTAAAGAGGAATTTATAAATAAGCATGTTCGTGACAAAAAAAGCAAGCTCAGGATCACACATGTGAGGCATTCTGGGTACACATGAGGGCATGCTTTACAAAATCATAATATAATCTGATGATCAGGTAAGTGCATGAAGGTGTAATTACTGGCTAGGGTTAGGGCAGCCTTGGACAATAGAAAAAGCCCTGTATCTATCAAAATGTTAACTGGAGGTAAACATTATGCTTGTTCATTCAACCCTTACTGTCCCAGCTCAGATCTGTACAGCTGGGTGCCATCTTGAAGTCAAAATCAAGGCTGACTTGGGAAAACCAGTGAGTGCTCCCCTGAGTCGCAGGTTATAAACCATAAAGTTGACGTTGAAGGCGTACACATCTCGATCTGATGTTGTGATGCTTGCATGATTTTTACATAGTAGCTACAGGAGAAGAGACGTTTCTGCTGCAACAGAATGTTGGCTGTAAAGGTCAAGCTTGGGAAAGGTTGTATCACAGCGAGAATAAAAGGTAGAGAGTAGGTTTTAAACTAAAGATCATAATCACTCAGAGAATGAGGCAAGTTCTGCCGACTTCTGCCAAAACGCTTTCATAATCatgcaacatgaaaacaaaggcaGAAGCTCAGAAATACACTCACTTTGTTGTAGGGTTTTGCTTGGATGTCTGCTTAACTACATATAACTCattgtgaaaaggaaaaagaaaagaaaagaaattcgGACCATTGTCTTCAACCAGCATGACTTTTCCATGTGGGGTGAATCTGATAGCAGTGGAACATTATGTACTAACAGGGCAACCATGACCAGTCACCGGAAAACTGGAAGTAGATGGACAATAGCGCAATCTTTTTGCACAACTGTTGAGCAAACACGGTGGGCTTGAAAAGGTGCTcaatggaaaaggaaaaggcaaacaggtaaaaaaaaaaagagaaagaaaaaaacagtgctcAGTACATCgcaaaaaaaagataaaagttgCCAATACAAGTGGGGAAGTGGTGTTTTTTTACTCAGCTGAATCATTCCCTTCTAAACTATAGATCCAATTAAGTCATAATTGGATAATTTGGCTTTTGCTAAATAAGACATTACAAGGTGCACAACACCTGTGTGTAAGGGTGAAAAAGTGTGCAGAAGTACATTTATGTAGGCCTTTACCTTTAGCGTGTAAGTAATCATACAGTAAACGCAAAGTCCGTCACACAAATACTTCTCTGCGTGGACCTTTTTCCtgaggagacagcagagggagTGCTGGGCCGGGAAAGGGTGCAgttgtgtgggtttgtttttcggcatccagctgtgtgtctgGTGTGGCTGGGGGGCTGAGTAGTGCATCATAGTCAAAGCCCTTAAGAGGCTGCAGAGACAAAGTGAGTCCTCGTCGAGCTTTGGCGGCTCGGTctggtctctctctcagctccagaATCACCTGGACAGTAATGATGAGGCAAAATCATTTCACTTTGCTTGCAGACTGAACATTTCTTCAACAATCTGATTCATGTTTGAACTAAATGAGGGAACAACCAAACTGACAACATCCAGGCATTCATCAGTTACCTCCACAGGCTGCCGCTGCAGCAGGGCGAGATCAAAAGTTGTTCCATGGAAGAAGGTCTGCCGTTTGAAACGATCGAGGGTCCTCAGGCGGCGGGAAGGAGTCTTGCACAAAAGCTGGACAGACAAATGGATGTAGGCCATGATATGATGTCAGACTAGACAAACCTAGATGCTGGTGCATCTACTCAAATAGTCaaagtttaaatttaaagttaCACTTTGTGTAATTACCTCAGTTATTAGCAAGGCAAATGGGGGGCTGAAGCTAAGTGGCATTTCATAGGGAAAACCCCTCACTTTCCTCAGCATGCTGCAGTGGTCTGGTTCTGGAGGCACAGGGAACTGAGGAGAGTCGGAGgaacatgaagaaaaataatttagGGTGtctcaatttttaaaaatttgacaGATTTTACTCTTTTTCGTGACAAAGcataataaaagaaacaaatttcAGTCCTTTAAATTAAGATCATTCATTTTGGAGTGTTGTCCCGTTTTTTCAGAACTTACACACtggaatgaaaagaaatgtgtaaaattaCTTCATGAAACAAGcataaaatgtatcttacacagTCTTCTTTTCACAGCAAAATTTAGGCTCAGCTATGTGACTGGAAGAGTAATTGTGAGTCATATCAGCTTATCATGCAAGGCATACTGAGCCTACTGGCAACAGGATGCTCACCTTCCCAGTAACCAATGAGAAAAGCAGAATTCCCAGTGACCACCAATCAGCTGCATGGTTATAGGGTCCGCCACTCAGAACCTCTGGggctgcagagcagacagagcaTGTTCACAGCACTGGAcatactatatatttttttttacattaatttaaTAACTTTTAGTACAATATGTAAAAAATGCACCAAGTGATTTGCAGCTGTGGCAGGAATTATCTACATATTTCCCACCCATATATTGGATTGTTCCACAAATGGTGAAGGCTCGTCCTCCTCTCTCCAGGCGACGGGACAAACCAAAGTCAGCTAAGCGGAGGTGTCCTGGAACAGACCAGTTTCTCTACATCATTATGAGTACGTGACACAAGGCCCCAAACCCAGATTCTTCTTATTGATGCAGTTACAACTGATGTAGAATACTTAAATATTCCCATCATAATCTGATCTCCTTAGTGAATGTAATTGGATACAAAGGCTGTTCCTGCTCAGCACTAACAGATGTACTGTTTGCATTAATGTGtattgactgacagctgtgcaCAGTCAGGATGTTCTCTGGAAGGTACTGTGCTACTCTTGCATGCCAGAGCtatgctgctctctgctggtgaCAAGTTTTTACTCACCATTGTCTGTCAGCAAGATATTCTCCATCTACAAAGGTACCAAAAAGACTGAATTAGACACAAATCCATGTTCACTCCTCTATTAATTCAATTAActttatcaaataaaataatctgaTTTTCTTGAGCCttagatttctttttcttattattaaaTTACAAGTGAATTTTTATCCCATACACATAGTTTGACATCTTAATAGTTTAAATGAGGAAAGTCATACAGTATTTtatgataatgaatgaatataacCAGTAACTGAACTGGTTAAAAAATCACAACCTTAAGATCACTGTCTAAAATCTGCAAAATATAAAGCATTCGGTCTGTAGAGGTTTTCACTGGGAACCAAGCAAAAATATTGTTTAGTCAGATAAAACCTGATATAGATGTTTTTAAACACATGGCTGCTGCACAAAGACTGCTGAGTTGGCTGGTCACATGTGGAGCATGTAAGTAGGGCAGTTAGAAAAACGGGGAGACGAGGGAAAAAGCCTTTTACGGGGATTAACTTCAGGCTTGtaacatttcttttctgtcttttgctaCATAAACACCTGAAACTATGCAGATGTGTGTACGTCATGTTACATCattgatgttttgtgtttgcttttgtgtctgtgttaatgGGATGAtgtcttgtttaattttttatcttTGATATATAGCGGTGTCTTATAGTCTCATGTTGGGTGGCCCAATTGTTTGacaagacagaaatgaaaactgctCTATTATTTAACTAAGAACAGATATTATCTAAACCCTTTATTAAATAGAATTACATTTGTTCGCATTTTGTATCTCCCTCTCTTACCTTCACATCTCTGTGGATGATCCCGATGTCATGCAGAAAgcctgtgaaagaaaaacaataatataaagCTTGTAAATACGTTTCGAATCCATCACTCTGTCTTCCTGCTGGCATATTAAAAACCTTGGCACTGCCTTGTTTCTGAGGGAGATCCTTTGAGATCTCATCTCATTTTAATTAGACATCCTCTTATAATCACTTACAATTAAATAACTATGGAAACTTTCATGTAGACAAGTCTGATCTAATTCTTATTTGAGGAGAAAGGTTACGTGTATAACACAGgggcaagaaaaagtatgtgaaccctttGGAATCACCAGGTTTTCTCCTTTAAATGTGGCTTGATTTTCATCTAAGTAACaagtacagacaaacacaatgtgcttaAGATAATAACACACAAATAATTATGAGCTTCTGTGTCTTTATTGAACAAAGCCATTAAGCATCACAGTGCTGGTGGAAAATCTCTCGTGGTCATTTCACAGTATCTCTGTCGGGTTAAGTTATAAGTGAATGCAGCTCTAACCCACACTCCAGAGCGTACTTACCAAGCGCACATCCCAACTCTGCTGCAAACACTCGTACTGTGTCCTCTTTGAACTGACCACTCATCTGCCAATAAGTGTACAGGTCTCCTGTGCTGCAGTAGTCACACACTGCGGGAGTAGAGACAGCATTAAAACATGTCTCCGTCATGTGATGTGAGGTGCAGAGGGGTAGGGAAGGTCAGCGGGATGTGGAACACACACTGTTGATAGAAATTAGGAAAAAAGAGTGTAACCTGGAAGAGAGGACAGTGTAGAactttttttactttacaaaccaaacacaggaGATTTGCTGTAGTTTGTTCTTAGCttagttttagtttgtttcTGCCAAGCACAcaatttcaataaaataaagataCAAAGTGGGTTGTGaagaagtgtatgtgtgtgtccggAATAATGGATCTaatgagaagaaaggaaaatgttCAGCAACTCTTACGCTCCATATCCATGTTTATGACTTAAAAGATGCCATTCAGTGATGATTCACTGTTTAAGCAAGCAGGGGCGTCCCTTCTTTTGAATGTGACACATGTATTCatgttgagctgcagcagcattcAACATCTGGTCCCCAGGCTAACACACTCTCTTTTCACAGGGGGTGGGGAAGCAAAACAAACTGGGTCACACTTTCTGAGTCAGTGACTGATCTGGAAAAAAAGGGTAAATGctctggaggagaagaaaagagggtaAAGCAGCTACAGGATGCACAGGCAGTGGTAGTTTGGGGTTGTGGGGTTGTTGGGGTTTGGTAAAGTTTGTGTTTCTAGGTGCTGTACAAGCAAAACACCCAGAATTAAAAAACTTGACAGGAAGCTCTTTGTATTTTGCTCATTGTGTTCTAGGTGTTGGGTTGGGGATTGTGGGTAGGTCCTGGACTAGACTATACGTGTTGAGGTGGAAAAAGGTGGAGTGAGGGGTTTTGGATAGTGGATCTGGGTTGGACTGGGTCACTGGTCTCTGGCTGACTCACTAATGTAGAGGTGGCGCTGTGTCTGCCAGCAGTCCTGGAGGTCATGGACAAATGGGTGGCGAACCTGACGCTGCAggcaaaggtcaaaggtcagcctggaaaatcttttttatttcttcactgGTTCCAACTAGTTTTCTGAAATCCGACTTCACTCAAGTTTAGTAACTTTTGGTCTTGAAATCTGTCACAAAACTgattaaaatcagacataacatagTTTTTGAGGAAAGGAAATAAACATCACTTCCTCAGACCAATAGGAGCATATCCCACAACATGTCCAGCAAGGTGCAACTCTATTTGCAATATAAGCTTTAGTCTTACTCACATTTAATTTATACTGTAGCTGAAAATATTCTATCAAGGAATATAGATAATCTAGACAATTAATTAGAGATGTATAATACATCATATGCATAAAGACTTATTTTATGTCCTTTTTCACCTACTTTGACTGCAGAGGTTATTTctatttaactgttttaatgtgtttgtgagaaagacagagagaggtgtcGATGCTTTTACATtaccttttttctttaaagggaAAATTGATGAATTTGGATCCTGCGTTTGCTATTTTCAAAATCAAGTCTTTTTCAAAGACATATATTAATGCCTAAAAATTTTCAAGACTTTATTCTTTCTCAAATCTACAAACTCTCAATGATTTTCAAGGCCTGTTCTTGGTACTTACCTGGACTATAACTTCTTCTTTCGACTGCTCCAAGACCCCAAGTCTCAGAATCTCTGATTTCGGTATAACCTGTTGACCGACAAAACCACTGAGACTACGCAGGACTGTAATGATTTTgacataaacaaaaatatttattattgattatattTATTACACAGTTATAGTTTACTACAACAAGTGTGTATGTTAAAGGCCTCCGTGACCAGTTAAAACGAGAAATCCTGACTTGAGGGCAATTTTGAAAATTAAAGAGAAATTTCAGGTTAATAGACGTGGTTATagtctttaaaaatgttttacagtatgTATTTCTTTAACTTCAAATAGTGACTTTGTATATTACTGTATTTGCACATGCTACTTTCATGAATTAATAAACTGGCTGTTCACCACTcagataaatatatttaaagtgtGAGATTTGGGCAGAAGACTCACTTTGACAGcatatgttttctgtttggcCTTGTCTTTCACCTTCAGAATGGGTCCAAAAGAACCTTTGGCGATGTAACCCAACACCTGGTGGAGTGAAAAACAC
This genomic stretch from Toxotes jaculatrix isolate fToxJac2 chromosome 12, fToxJac2.pri, whole genome shotgun sequence harbors:
- the rskrb gene encoding ribosomal protein S6 kinase-related protein, encoding MGADGSKNRKRPTEGQENEHFSSGWRGFLSSVGLSIPAGLCRLAPPALRLGQRRMLQGKSPDIPEHVLRLAGVGPDKLRAEWSLPGFITMFLPEFPHRTVPGHEHFQVLGYIAKGSFGPILKVKDKAKQKTYAVKVIPKSEILRLGVLEQSKEEVIVQRQVRHPFVHDLQDCWQTQRHLYIMCDYCSTGDLYTYWQMSGQFKEDTVRVFAAELGCALGFLHDIGIIHRDVKMENILLTDNGHLRLADFGLSRRLERGGRAFTICGTIQYMAPEVLSGGPYNHAADWWSLGILLFSLVTGKFPVPPEPDHCSMLRKVRGFPYEMPLSFSPPFALLITELLCKTPSRRLRTLDRFKRQTFFHGTTFDLALLQRQPVEVILELRERPDRAAKARRGLTLSLQPLKGFDYDALLSPPATPDTQLDAEKQTHTTAPFPGPALPLLSPQEKGPRREVFV